The following proteins come from a genomic window of Lolium rigidum isolate FL_2022 chromosome 5, APGP_CSIRO_Lrig_0.1, whole genome shotgun sequence:
- the LOC124653375 gene encoding GDP-fucose transporter 1-like, with the protein MAKQHYATSSLVIGYALCSSLLAIINKYAVTKFNYPGLLTTLQYFTSAAGVWGLGKLGFLCHDSFNLETAKKFAPAAVVFYLAIFTNTNLLVHANVDTFIVFRSLTPLLVAIADTFFRKQPCPSKLTFFSLVIILGGAVGYVITDSAFSLTAYSWALAYLVTITTEMVYIKHIVSSLGLNTWGYVLYNNLLSLMISPIFWFLTGEHKSVFSAVESRGESWFQLDAFVAVALSCVFGLLISFFGFAARKAISATAFTVTGVVNKFLTVAINVTIWDKHASAFGLVSLLFTLAGGVLYQQSVTAKGNIAAPQHALASEQPKDDSDSAEYDEERQKLVSSGERPSA; encoded by the coding sequence ATGGCGAAGCAACACTACGCGACCAGCAGCCTTGTGATAGGCTATGCTTTGTGCTCGAGCTTGCTGGCAATCATCAACAAGTATGCTGTCACAAAGTTCAATTACCCTGGCCTCCTGACAACGCTGCAGTACTTTACATCTGCTGCTGGTGTTTGGGGCCTTGGAAAGCTGGGCTTTCTCTGCCATGATTCCTTCAACCTTGAGACTGCCAAGAAATTTGCACCGGCTGCTGTTGTCTTCTACCTCGCAATATTCACCAACACAAACCTCCTCGTTCATGCCAATGTGGACACATTTATAGTTTTCAGATCCTTGACTCCGCTTTTGGTTGCTATTGCTGACACATTCTTCCGCAAGCAACCTTGCCCTTCCAAGCTCACATTCTTTTCCCTTGTAATCATATTGGGAGGAGCAGTTGGCTATGTGATAACAGATTCCGCCTTCAGCCTCACAGCATACTCGTGGGCGCTTGCCTATCTGGTGACAATTACAACGGAGATGGTGTACATCAAGCACATTGTGTCGAGTCTGGGTCTGAACACATGGGGATATGTGCTGTACAACAACCTTCTTTCGCTGATGATTTCCCCCATCTTTTGGTTTCTGACAGGAGAGCACAAGTCGGTCTTCTCAGCTGTCGAATCACGGGGCGAGAGTTGGTTCCAGCTCGACGCCTTTGTTGCGGTAGCATTGTCATGCGTGTTCGGATTGCTCatcagcttctttggcttcgcgGCTAGGAAAGCAATCTCTGCCACAGCATTCACGGTAACTGGGGTTGTGAACAAGTTCCTCACAGTGGCGATCAATGTGACGATCTGGGACAAGCATGCGAGCGCATTTGGTTTGGTTAGCCTTCTGTTCACTCTAGCTGGTGGAGTACTCTACCAGCAATCAGTTACTGCAAAAGGAAATATTGCAGCACCACAGCATGCACTGGCATCTGAGCAACCTAAGGATGACAGTGACAGTGCAGAGTATGATGAGGAGAGACAGAAGTTGGTTTCATCTGGTGAACGCCCCAGTGCATGA